The DNA sequence ATGAAGGAGCTAACCTAGCCCGCAAAGCTTATGGCGAACTCAGCGATTTCTTGCGTACTGATATTGCACCCCACGGCAGCGAGCGCGATGCTTTTGGCCGCGAGCGCTACGAACGCCGTATACGACAGTTCGTCGGCGCACGTCTTGATCTTGATGAAACATACGAGTGGGGACTCTACGAACTTGATCGGATTATCAACGAACAAACTCGCATCTCTGAAGAGCTCTACGGCCCAGGCGTAAATGTTACCCAAGCAATGGAACGGCTTAATAATGATCCTGCCCGCCAACTCCACGGAACAACACAACTCCAACAGTGGATGCAGCAAATATCGGATCAAGCATTACATGACCTCGACGGCACTCACTTCACAATTCCGGCCCCGATGAAAAAAATCGAATGCATGATCGCCCCTTCAGGCACCGGAGCAATTTACTACACCGGTCCTGCTGATGATTTCTCGCGCCCGGGTCGCATGTGGTGGTCGGTTCCCGACGGCACGGACACTTTCACCACCTGGCAAGAAAAGACCACCGTCTATCACGAAGGAGTGCCCGGGCACCACCTACAAGTCGGTTATGCTACCTACCTTAAAGATCAGCTTAATATGTGGCGCCGGAATTTCTGCTGGGTATCAGGACATGGCGAAGGCTGGGCACTATACGCTGAAGGTTTAATGCGCGAACTGGGATACATGGATGAACCTGGTGACTACATGGGAGTCCTAGACGCCGAACGTCTGCGCGCCTCACGTGTTGTTCTCGATATCGGAGTTCACCTGGAAAAACCCACCCCTTCCCGCTACCAGCACATAAGTCCGGTGTGGAACCGTGATGTGGCGTGGCAGTTTTTACAAGATAACGTTGCGATGGAACGCTCCTTCTTACAGTTTGAG is a window from the Arcanobacterium buesumense genome containing:
- a CDS encoding DUF885 domain-containing protein; amino-acid sequence: MTRPVTKIDELANKFSQQILDNSPESVTSLGLPGADESTFSDYSPEGSAYIADIQRDTLAQLAHLTPVDDVDRVTVAAMRERLGLELEDYDAYEFGDINNIATPLQGITEVFDLMPTDTATDWELIAARLHNIPQALAGWKQTLALRTNQGPAHASRQIELAIAEAMHVASEASALTALAQRGAHAYPQLAATLNEGANLARKAYGELSDFLRTDIAPHGSERDAFGRERYERRIRQFVGARLDLDETYEWGLYELDRIINEQTRISEELYGPGVNVTQAMERLNNDPARQLHGTTQLQQWMQQISDQALHDLDGTHFTIPAPMKKIECMIAPSGTGAIYYTGPADDFSRPGRMWWSVPDGTDTFTTWQEKTTVYHEGVPGHHLQVGYATYLKDQLNMWRRNFCWVSGHGEGWALYAEGLMRELGYMDEPGDYMGVLDAERLRASRVVLDIGVHLEKPTPSRYQHISPVWNRDVAWQFLQDNVAMERSFLQFELNRYLGWAGQAPSYKIGHRLWKELRTQAEQKHGASFNLKDWHTQALSLGSVGLDVLREALA